In Papaver somniferum cultivar HN1 chromosome 1, ASM357369v1, whole genome shotgun sequence, a genomic segment contains:
- the LOC113292469 gene encoding probable E3 ubiquitin ligase SUD1 isoform X1 produces MVGETGFPRRTGRDSGVKERVKMETKEIMNMKENQEIEEDEEKICRICHSPGDSENPLQYPCACSGSMKFVHPECLLQWMKQRVTFECEVCKHKFSVCRVYAENTPTRLPLREFVGGIAMKACHVLHICVMFLVSVFYLLFMVPLLIIWICRLYFVRSLSEVYELLVHSHMSPSTLMMDWLYGIGFLLVEMMVMVLCGYTLHLVFTYDVPLRRICINLATNLRNFLITLGVLIFVPFSLGRIVLHCLSWFFFAALSIFMPFTKSAVNIENNSLKNALHAFTNVTTEIQNDGLLLCVVEVVAESLAANSIGQGGTSSSVGKPRLVNRSPFLYNVVTLATGYMVVAPLVFVFFDIPIRTVASQIRYYLKKFLTTMNYSFFLLIHLGVLPLVYGWWLDICTIAMFGKSISDRVEFFSKFPLVSSSMHWTTGIIYMSQIRISMSLLQRALHKEVQYLFQDLADPISKILHVVTDDVQVQARQFLFSIAVNGILIVSLIYLPVVLAMQLTPTIFPLHIFASDPFTKIPVVMLVLQLCLPYTIELRETVAALLHQWVTSVCCVLGLSGFLCSRPEDIGRKENVEVERQQDRQHSMMDSLLLKIQTKIFLPHRILMGMLLNFVLCCWLFWRG; encoded by the exons ATGGTGGGAGAAACTGGGTTTCCAAGAAGAACAGGGAGAGACTCAGGAGTCAAAGAGAGAGTGAAAATGGAAACCAAAGAAATTATGAACATGAaagagaatcaagagatagaagaagatgaagagaagaTTTGCAGGATTTGTCATAGCCCTGGTGATTCTGAAAACCCACTTCAATACCCTTGTGCTTGTTCTGGGAGTATGAAATTTGTTCATCCAGAATGTCTCCTCCAGTGGATGAAGCAACGCGTCACTTTTGAATGCGAG GTGTGTAAACATAAATTTTCTGTATGTCGTGTTTATGCTGAGAATACTCCAACAAGGCTACCTCTCAGAGAGTTTGTGGGCGGGATTGCAATGAAAGCATGCCATGTTCTGCACATCTGTGTGATGTTTTTGGTTTCAGTTTTTTACCTACTCTTTATGGTACCCTTGCTCATAATTTGGATATGCCGTTTGTATTTTGTGAGGAGCCTTTCTGAAGTATATGAATTATTAGTTCATAGTCATATGTCTCCTTCAACACTTATGATGGACTGGTTATATGGAATTGGTTTTCTATTAGTTGAGATGATGGTAATGGTATTGTGTGGCTATACTTTGCATCTGGTATTCACCTATGATGTTCCTCTACGAAGGATTTGTATAAACCTAGCCACCAATCTGAGAAAT TTTCTGATTACCCTTGGTGTGCTGATATTCGTGCCGTTCTCGTTGGGACGAATTGTACTGCATTGTCTTTCCTGGTTTTTCTTCGCAGCTTTGTCAATATTCATGCCATTTACAAAGTCGGCAGTTAATATAGAGAACAACTCACTGAAGAATGCATTACATGCCTTTACAAATGTAACGACCGAAATTCAGAATGATGGCCTGCTTTTATGTGTTGTAGAAGTGGTTGCTGAAAGCTTGGCTGCAAACAGTATTGGACAAGGAGGAACCTCAAGTAGTGTTGGCAAGCCGCGTTTAGTGAATCGAAGCCCATTCCTATACAATGTTGTTACTCTTGCTACTGGGTATATGGTCGTTGCGCCTTTGGTCTTCGTTTTCTTCGATATCCCTATTAGAACTGTTGCATCACAAATACGTTACTATCTGAAGAAATTCCTGACAACGATGAATTATTCATTCTTTCTGTTAATTCATCTTGGGGTTCTTCCTTTGGTATATGGTTGGTGGTTGGATATATGTACCATTGCGATGTTTGGGAAGTCAATTTCTGATAGGGTAGAATTCTTCTCAAAATTCCCTTTAGTAAGTTCTTCAATGCATTGGACGACAGGAATCATATACATGTCTCAAATACGCATTTCTATGAGCCTTCTTCAAAGG GCTTTGCATAAAGAAGTTCAATACTTATTTCAGGATTTAGCAGATCCAATCTCCAAGATTTTACATGTAGTTACCGATGATGTGCAAGTGCAAGCTAGACAATTTCTGTTCTCTATTGCCGTTAATGGCATTTTGATAGTATCTCTAATATATTTACCAGTTGTACTAGCCATGCAACTAACACCAACTATCTTCCCTCTGCATATTTT TGCATCTGACCCATTCACCAAGATTCCTGTAGTCATGCTTGTGCTCCAGTTATGCTTACCTTACACAATTGAACTGAGGGAAACAGTTGCAGCTCTTCTCCATCAATGGGTTACTTCAGTTTGCTGTGTTCTTGGCTTAAGTGGTTTCTTGTGTTCCAGACCTGAGGACATTGGTAGGAAGGAGAATGTGGAAGTGGAAAGGCAGCAAGACAGACAGCATAGCATGATGGACTCATTGCTGCTCAAGATCCAAACAAAAATATTTTTACCTCACAGAATTTTGATGG GCATGCTTTTGAATTTCGTGTTGTGTTGTTGGTTGTTCTGGCGTGGATAA
- the LOC113292469 gene encoding probable E3 ubiquitin ligase SUD1 isoform X2 has product MVGETGFPRRTGRDSGVKERVKMETKEIMNMKENQEIEEDEEKICRICHSPGDSENPLQYPCACSGSMKFVHPECLLQWMKQRVTFECEVCKHKFSVCRVYAENTPTRLPLREFVGGIAMKACHVLHICVMFLVSVFYLLFMVPLLIIWICRLYFVRSLSEVYELLVHSHMSPSTLMMDWLYGIGFLLVEMMVMVLCGYTLHLVFTYDVPLRRICINLATNLRNFLITLGVLIFVPFSLGRIVLHCLSWFFFAALSIFMPFTKSAVNIENNSLKNALHAFTNVTTEIQNDGLLLCVVEVVAESLAANSIGQGGTSSSVGKPRLVNRSPFLYNVVTLATGYMVVAPLVFVFFDIPIRTVASQIRYYLKKFLTTMNYSFFLLIHLGVLPLVYGWWLDICTIAMFGKSISDRVEFFSKFPLVSSSMHWTTGIIYMSQIRISMSLLQRDLADPISKILHVVTDDVQVQARQFLFSIAVNGILIVSLIYLPVVLAMQLTPTIFPLHIFASDPFTKIPVVMLVLQLCLPYTIELRETVAALLHQWVTSVCCVLGLSGFLCSRPEDIGRKENVEVERQQDRQHSMMDSLLLKIQTKIFLPHRILMGMLLNFVLCCWLFWRG; this is encoded by the exons ATGGTGGGAGAAACTGGGTTTCCAAGAAGAACAGGGAGAGACTCAGGAGTCAAAGAGAGAGTGAAAATGGAAACCAAAGAAATTATGAACATGAaagagaatcaagagatagaagaagatgaagagaagaTTTGCAGGATTTGTCATAGCCCTGGTGATTCTGAAAACCCACTTCAATACCCTTGTGCTTGTTCTGGGAGTATGAAATTTGTTCATCCAGAATGTCTCCTCCAGTGGATGAAGCAACGCGTCACTTTTGAATGCGAG GTGTGTAAACATAAATTTTCTGTATGTCGTGTTTATGCTGAGAATACTCCAACAAGGCTACCTCTCAGAGAGTTTGTGGGCGGGATTGCAATGAAAGCATGCCATGTTCTGCACATCTGTGTGATGTTTTTGGTTTCAGTTTTTTACCTACTCTTTATGGTACCCTTGCTCATAATTTGGATATGCCGTTTGTATTTTGTGAGGAGCCTTTCTGAAGTATATGAATTATTAGTTCATAGTCATATGTCTCCTTCAACACTTATGATGGACTGGTTATATGGAATTGGTTTTCTATTAGTTGAGATGATGGTAATGGTATTGTGTGGCTATACTTTGCATCTGGTATTCACCTATGATGTTCCTCTACGAAGGATTTGTATAAACCTAGCCACCAATCTGAGAAAT TTTCTGATTACCCTTGGTGTGCTGATATTCGTGCCGTTCTCGTTGGGACGAATTGTACTGCATTGTCTTTCCTGGTTTTTCTTCGCAGCTTTGTCAATATTCATGCCATTTACAAAGTCGGCAGTTAATATAGAGAACAACTCACTGAAGAATGCATTACATGCCTTTACAAATGTAACGACCGAAATTCAGAATGATGGCCTGCTTTTATGTGTTGTAGAAGTGGTTGCTGAAAGCTTGGCTGCAAACAGTATTGGACAAGGAGGAACCTCAAGTAGTGTTGGCAAGCCGCGTTTAGTGAATCGAAGCCCATTCCTATACAATGTTGTTACTCTTGCTACTGGGTATATGGTCGTTGCGCCTTTGGTCTTCGTTTTCTTCGATATCCCTATTAGAACTGTTGCATCACAAATACGTTACTATCTGAAGAAATTCCTGACAACGATGAATTATTCATTCTTTCTGTTAATTCATCTTGGGGTTCTTCCTTTGGTATATGGTTGGTGGTTGGATATATGTACCATTGCGATGTTTGGGAAGTCAATTTCTGATAGGGTAGAATTCTTCTCAAAATTCCCTTTAGTAAGTTCTTCAATGCATTGGACGACAGGAATCATATACATGTCTCAAATACGCATTTCTATGAGCCTTCTTCAAAGG GATTTAGCAGATCCAATCTCCAAGATTTTACATGTAGTTACCGATGATGTGCAAGTGCAAGCTAGACAATTTCTGTTCTCTATTGCCGTTAATGGCATTTTGATAGTATCTCTAATATATTTACCAGTTGTACTAGCCATGCAACTAACACCAACTATCTTCCCTCTGCATATTTT TGCATCTGACCCATTCACCAAGATTCCTGTAGTCATGCTTGTGCTCCAGTTATGCTTACCTTACACAATTGAACTGAGGGAAACAGTTGCAGCTCTTCTCCATCAATGGGTTACTTCAGTTTGCTGTGTTCTTGGCTTAAGTGGTTTCTTGTGTTCCAGACCTGAGGACATTGGTAGGAAGGAGAATGTGGAAGTGGAAAGGCAGCAAGACAGACAGCATAGCATGATGGACTCATTGCTGCTCAAGATCCAAACAAAAATATTTTTACCTCACAGAATTTTGATGG GCATGCTTTTGAATTTCGTGTTGTGTTGTTGGTTGTTCTGGCGTGGATAA
- the LOC113292469 gene encoding probable E3 ubiquitin ligase SUD1 isoform X3 has protein sequence MRVEMMVMVLCGYTLHLVFTYDVPLRRICINLATNLRNFLITLGVLIFVPFSLGRIVLHCLSWFFFAALSIFMPFTKSAVNIENNSLKNALHAFTNVTTEIQNDGLLLCVVEVVAESLAANSIGQGGTSSSVGKPRLVNRSPFLYNVVTLATGYMVVAPLVFVFFDIPIRTVASQIRYYLKKFLTTMNYSFFLLIHLGVLPLVYGWWLDICTIAMFGKSISDRVEFFSKFPLVSSSMHWTTGIIYMSQIRISMSLLQRALHKEVQYLFQDLADPISKILHVVTDDVQVQARQFLFSIAVNGILIVSLIYLPVVLAMQLTPTIFPLHIFASDPFTKIPVVMLVLQLCLPYTIELRETVAALLHQWVTSVCCVLGLSGFLCSRPEDIGRKENVEVERQQDRQHSMMDSLLLKIQTKIFLPHRILMGMLLNFVLCCWLFWRG, from the exons ATGCGAG TTGAGATGATGGTAATGGTATTGTGTGGCTATACTTTGCATCTGGTATTCACCTATGATGTTCCTCTACGAAGGATTTGTATAAACCTAGCCACCAATCTGAGAAAT TTTCTGATTACCCTTGGTGTGCTGATATTCGTGCCGTTCTCGTTGGGACGAATTGTACTGCATTGTCTTTCCTGGTTTTTCTTCGCAGCTTTGTCAATATTCATGCCATTTACAAAGTCGGCAGTTAATATAGAGAACAACTCACTGAAGAATGCATTACATGCCTTTACAAATGTAACGACCGAAATTCAGAATGATGGCCTGCTTTTATGTGTTGTAGAAGTGGTTGCTGAAAGCTTGGCTGCAAACAGTATTGGACAAGGAGGAACCTCAAGTAGTGTTGGCAAGCCGCGTTTAGTGAATCGAAGCCCATTCCTATACAATGTTGTTACTCTTGCTACTGGGTATATGGTCGTTGCGCCTTTGGTCTTCGTTTTCTTCGATATCCCTATTAGAACTGTTGCATCACAAATACGTTACTATCTGAAGAAATTCCTGACAACGATGAATTATTCATTCTTTCTGTTAATTCATCTTGGGGTTCTTCCTTTGGTATATGGTTGGTGGTTGGATATATGTACCATTGCGATGTTTGGGAAGTCAATTTCTGATAGGGTAGAATTCTTCTCAAAATTCCCTTTAGTAAGTTCTTCAATGCATTGGACGACAGGAATCATATACATGTCTCAAATACGCATTTCTATGAGCCTTCTTCAAAGG GCTTTGCATAAAGAAGTTCAATACTTATTTCAGGATTTAGCAGATCCAATCTCCAAGATTTTACATGTAGTTACCGATGATGTGCAAGTGCAAGCTAGACAATTTCTGTTCTCTATTGCCGTTAATGGCATTTTGATAGTATCTCTAATATATTTACCAGTTGTACTAGCCATGCAACTAACACCAACTATCTTCCCTCTGCATATTTT TGCATCTGACCCATTCACCAAGATTCCTGTAGTCATGCTTGTGCTCCAGTTATGCTTACCTTACACAATTGAACTGAGGGAAACAGTTGCAGCTCTTCTCCATCAATGGGTTACTTCAGTTTGCTGTGTTCTTGGCTTAAGTGGTTTCTTGTGTTCCAGACCTGAGGACATTGGTAGGAAGGAGAATGTGGAAGTGGAAAGGCAGCAAGACAGACAGCATAGCATGATGGACTCATTGCTGCTCAAGATCCAAACAAAAATATTTTTACCTCACAGAATTTTGATGG GCATGCTTTTGAATTTCGTGTTGTGTTGTTGGTTGTTCTGGCGTGGATAA
- the LOC113346405 gene encoding probable E3 ubiquitin ligase SUD1, which produces MASSATISMPSLLEIFPSGLLSLESRESTFAVQPYLQIIVIPVLIGLLFELSVMVPIPALVVEAPVLLLRQDWVVGFLFFKLWRTLVLLNHRIVLMDESWRFKFERVRENDFLKLPRRWMLQEILIPIVMNLLLSLCLLYVLTRWIVPLLWFLLTVNSTVYRFTWVACVTIVVLFSCAQRFNGWITKLHNSIRDDRYSGLGLQNFGEAATESENEIGRWLAESHGL; this is translated from the exons ATGGCATCAAGTGCAACG ATATCTATGCCTTCTTTATTGGAAATTTTTCCATCTGGACTTCTTTCACTGGAGAGCAGGGAAAGCACATTTGCGGTTCAGCCATATCTGCAA ATCATTGTTATTCCAGTGTTAATCGGGCTTCTATTTGAGCTTTCTGTTATGGTGCCAATTCCAGCATTGGTGGTTGAAGCCCCGGTTTTACTCTTGCGTCAGGATTGGGTTGTGGGATTCCTCTTCTTTAAGCTGTGGAGGACACTG GTTTTACTGAACCATAGGATTGTTCTGATGGACGAAAGTTGGCGGTTTAAGTTTGAGAGGGTGAGAGAGAATGATTTCTTGAAGCTTCCAAGGCGTTGGATGCTGCAGGAAATATTGATTCCAATCGTTATGAATCTGTTACTGTCTCTCTGCCTTCTCTACGTTTTGACAAGATGGATAGTTCCCTTGCTTTGGTTTTTGCTAACAGTAAATTCAACTGTTTATCGGTTTACTTGGGTAGCCTGTGTGACCATAGTTGTACTGTTTTCCTGTGCCCAAAGATTTAATGGTTGGATCACCAAGCTTCACAATTCTATCAGAGATGACCGTTATTCTGGTTTGGGGCTGCAAAATTTTGGTGAAGCAGCAACGGAGAGCGAAAATGAGATTGGGAGATGGCTAGCAGAGTCTCATGGACTCTAA
- the LOC113292547 gene encoding uncharacterized acetyltransferase At3g50280-like gives MNPDTTKAIRQISKCTIKPHQVTGESKRPTYLTPYDLSFFNFQYIQKGLLFRKPVPSLEDPTPTITFIHQLKHSLSMTLTHYYPLAGRMVTQKQENPPFYGIYVDSSNDSVGAEFVHAAVDITMMDILTPTDVPLIVQSFFALDGAICHDGHTEPLLVVQVTELLDGIFVGCTFNHVVGDGTSYWKFFHAFAEITRNLRKAGKHDGSISCTPITKRWFLEENGDPFLINLPFSDHKEFIEERYERPLLRERMFHFTEESLAKLKAKANEECNAKHVQISSFQAICALVWRSITRTRHLNSDRITSCRLPIDDRLRLNPPLSGNYFGNCVQSVSGTTTVGELLQHGNGWAALLLHEAIKEHTDAKIRGLRGEWMKKPRINQTRPIFDPANVMMGSSPRFDAYGCDFGLGTAVAARCGFNNKFDGKVTSYRGLTGIGSVLLEVCLPPESMSALESDEEFMGAVSPHEIHWQYLPYV, from the coding sequence ATGAATCCTGATACTACCAAAGCTATTCGACAAATCTCAAAATGCACCATCAAACCACACCAAGTCACGGGAGAATCAAAACGACCAACCTATTTGACTCCATATGATCTATCCTTTTTCAATTTTCAGTACATTCAAAAGGGTCTTCTCTTTCGGAAACCCGTGCCTTCATTAGAAGATCCAACCCCAACCATTACCTTCATCCATCAGCTTAAGCATTCTCTGTCAATGACATTAACTCATTACTACCCTCTTGCAGGTCGTATGGTGACACAAAAGCAAGAAAATCCACCATTTTATGGAATTTATGTAGACTCCAGCAATGACTCTGTAGGAGCTGAGTTCGTTCATGCTGCTGTAGACATAACTATGATGGATATTCTTACCCCAACCGATGTGCCTCTAATCGTCCAATCATTTTTTGCTCTTGACGGAGCTATTTGCCATGACGGACACACCGAGCCTTTGTTGGTGGTACAGGTGACAGAGTTACTGGACGGCATTTTTGTGGGATGCACTTTTAACCATGTTGTAGGTGATGGGACTTCTTACTGGAAATTCTTTCATGCATTTGCAGAAATCACTAGGAACCTAAGAAAAGCAGGCAAACATGACGGCAGTATTTCTTGTACACCTATTACTAAACGCTGGTTTTTGGAGGAAAACGGAGATCCATTCCTCATCAACCTTCCATTCTCTGACCATAAAGAATTCATCGAAGAACGATATGAACGACCACTTCTCAGAGAGAGAATGTTCCATTTCACTGAAGAATCATTGGCAAAACTCAAAGCTAAAGCCAATGAAGAATGTAACGCAAAACATGTTCAAATCTCTTCTTTTCAAGCCATATGTGCTCTTGTATGGAGGTCAATAACACGGACACGCCATCTTAATTCCGATAGAATAACAAGCTGCAGGTTACCAATTGATGATAGATTGAGATTGAACCCACCTCTTTCTGGAAACTACTTTGGTAATTGCGTTCAATCAGTTTCTGGGACTACAACTGTTGGGGAGCTATTACAGCATGGTAATGGATGGGCGGCATTGCTTTTGCACGAGGCTATAAAGGAACATACCGATGCGAAGATCCGAGGATTGAGAGGGGAGTGGATGAAGAAACCACGTATAAACCAGACTAGGCCGATTTTTGATCCGGCTAATGTAATGATGGGAAGTTCACCTAGATTTGACGCTTATGGTTGTGATTTTGGGCTGGGAACGGCAGTGGCTGCACGTTGCGGATTTAATAATAAATTCGATGGCAAGGTGACATCATACCGTGGTCTAACAGGGATAGGAAGTGTGCTGCTCGAGGTTTGTCTTCCACCTGAATCAATGAGTGCACTTGAATCTGATGAAGAATTCATGGGTGCTGTATCTCCTCATGAAATTCATTGGCAATACCTTCCTTATGTTTGA
- the LOC113346483 gene encoding ATP-dependent zinc metalloprotease FTSH 12, chloroplastic-like: protein MFNRHYQLLLYSENELYNQNWVFPGPYGHEKETGFDLNEANSKVILVVSDVKNKGGDVIHRFRFELLPGFVDWNKLDHWKDVKNWEPKRIGALVLYVCVVIISFQRVYMAFKAPRIAQIKQDLIEAYMEAVIPEPSPTNIKRAVAGVATREATTMREMKMIFEISALKLGMFAFRVQRDSYVHSQLICRLMWLSHALESQIMVGSSHRKE, encoded by the exons ATGTTCAACAGACACTACCAACTACTACTGTATTCAGAAAATGAGCTATATAACCAAAATTGGGTGTTTCCTGGGCCATATGGACA TGAAAAAGAAACTGGGTTTGATTTAAATGAAGCTAATAGCAAAGTGATTTTGGTTGTTAGTGATGTGAAAAACAAGGGTGGAGATGTGATTCATCGTTTTAGGTTTGAATTGCTACCTGGGTTTGTTGATTGGAACAAGCTTGACCACTGGAAG GATGTTAAGAATTGGGAACCAAAGAGAATTGGGGCATTGGTGTTGTATGTTTGTGTTGTGATCATTTCATTTCAAAGGGTGTATATGGCTTTTAAAGCTCCTCGGATAGCTCAAATCAAGCAGGACTTAATTGAGGCTTATATGGAGGCAGTAATCCCTGAGCCATCTCCAACTAATATCAAGAG AGCTGTTGCTGGTGTTGCTACCAGAGAAGCTACAACAATGAG GGaaatgaagatgatctttgaaataTCTGCACTTAAGCTGGGGATGTTCGCATTCCGTGTCCAACGTGATTCATATGTCCACTCCCAATTGATATGT AGATTGATGTGGCTGAGTCATGCTCTTGAATCTCAGATTATGGTAGGTAGTTCCCAT AGGAAGGAGTAG
- the LOC113292575 gene encoding protein ENHANCED PSEUDOMONAS SUSCEPTIBILTY 1-like produces MNQETPKHVRQISKCIIKPHKISEESKQPHYLTPWDLSLLNLNYIQKGLLFRKPAPSFEDPNPTITFIDQLKHSLSMTLTHFYPLSGRMVTKQQDNPPFYGIYVDCSDDSVGADFIHAAVDLSMLDILTPVDVPRIVQSFFALEGAICYDGHTEPLLVVQATELLDGIFVGCSFSHVIGDGTAYWKFFNAFAEICRKLRKASKQAGDQHIECNISHPPITRRWFMEDHIDPTLISLPFSHHKEFVEDPYERPLLRERMFHFTEESMKKLKAKANKECNTQISYFQALTAFVWRSITRARHLTSDQKTSCRLAIDDRLRLNPPPSENYFGNCVQSVCGTTTVGELLEHGIGWAALVVHQSIKEHTNEKICGLREQWMKKPLIYQSGPFFEVPIVHMGSSPRFDVYGCDFGLGTAVAARSGFANKFDGKVTSYRGLTGIGSVMLEVCLPPESMSALESDEEFMDAVSPHEIHVQHLAYV; encoded by the coding sequence ATGAATCAAGAAACTCCAAAACATGTTCGACAAATCTCAAAATGCATCATCAAACCACACAAAATctcagaagaatcaaaacaaCCACACTATTTGACTCCATGGGATCTATCCCTTTTAAATTTAAACTACATTCAAAAGGGTCTTCTGTTTCGGAAACCGGCACCTTCATTTGAAGATCCAAACCCAACCATTACCTTCATTGATCAGCTTAAACATTCTTTGTCTATGACATTGACTCATTTCTACCCACTTTCAGGCCGCATGGTGACAAAACAGCAAGACAATCCACCATTTTATGGAATTTATGTTGACTGCAGCGATGACTCTGTAGGAGCTGACTTCATTCATGCTGCTGTAGACTTAAGTATGCTGGATATTCTTACTCCAGTCGATGTACCCCGGATCGTCCAATCATTTTTTGCTCTTGAAGGAGCCATTTGCTATGATGGGCACACAGAACCTTTATTAGTGGTGCAGGCAACGGAGTTACTAGATGGCATTTTTGTGGGCTGCAGTTTTAGCCATGTTATAGGTGATGGAACTGCTTATTGGAAATTCTTCAATGCGTTTGCAGAAATCTGTCGGAAACTAAGAAAAGCTAGCAAACAAGCAGGTGATCAACATATTGAGTGCAATATTTCTCATCCACCTATAACTAGACGCTGGTTTATGGAAGATCACATTGACCCAACCCTCATCAGCCTTCCATTCTCTCACCATAAAGAATTCGTCGAAGACCCGTATGAACGACCACTTCTCAGGGAAAGAATGTTTCATTTCACTGAAGAATCAATGAAGAAACTCAAAGCTAAAGCCAATAAAGAATGTAACACTCAAATCTCTTATTTTCAAGCCTTAACTGCTTTTGTATGGAGGTCAATAACACGGGCACGCCATTTAACTTCTGATCAAAAAACAAGCTGCAGGCTGGCAATTGACGATAGGTTGAGACTGAACCCACCTCCCTCTGAAAACTACTTTGGCAATTGTGTTCAATCAGTTTGTGGGACTACAACTGTTGGTGAGCTATTAGAGCATGGTATTGGATGGGCGGCATTGGTTGTGCACCAGAGTATAAAGGAACATACCAATGAGAAGATCTGCGGATTGAGAGAGCAATGGATGAAAAAACCACTTATATACCAGTCGGGGCCATTTTTTGAAGTGCCTATAGTGCATATGGGAAGTTCACCAAGATTTGACGTTTATGGTTGTGATTTTGGGCTGGGAACAGCAGTGGCTGCACGTAGCGGATTCGCTAATAAATTTGATGGGAAGGTAACATCATACCGTGGTCTAACGGGAATAGGGAGTGTCATGCTTGAGGTTTGTCTTCCACCTGAATCAATGAGTGCACTTGAATCTGACGAAGAATTTATGGATGCTGTATCGCCTCATGAAATTCATGTGCAACATCTTGCCTATGTTTGA
- the LOC113292563 gene encoding uncharacterized acetyltransferase At3g50280-like has protein sequence MNQETVTAVRQISKCTIKPHTVSEESKQPHYLTPWDLSFFNAQYIQKGLLFRKPLPSLEDPNPTITFIDRLKQSLSMTLTHYYPLAGRMVTKKQDNPPFYGIYIDCSNDSVGSEFIHAAVDITMLDILTPIDVPRIVQSFFALEGAICHDGHTEPLLVVQVTELLDGIFVGCTFSHVLGDGTSYWKFFHAFAEISRNLIKSSKQAGDQHTECNISHPPITKRWFTEGNGDPFLINLPFSDHTEFIERYKQPLLRERMFHFTAESLAKLKAKANEECNSKHTQISSFQALSALVWRSITRARHFPPDRKTGCKFAINDRLRLNPPLSENYFGNCVQTVCGTTTVGELLEHGNGWAAMLLHEAVKEHTDEKIRGLREECMKKPRIYQMGPFFDPASVMMGSSPRFDVYGCDFGLGMAVAARSGFANKFDGKVTSYRGLTGIGSVMLEVCLPPESMSALESDEEFMDAVSPHEIHCQHILPVFD, from the coding sequence ATGAATCAAGAAACTGTTACTGCTGTTCGACAGATTTCAAAATGCACAATCAAACCACACACAGTTTCAGAAGAATCAAAACAACCACACTATTTGACTCCATGGGATCTATCCTTTTTCAATGCACAGTACATTCAAAAGGGTCTTCTCTTTCGGAAACCTTTACCTTCATTAGAAGATCCAAACCCAACCATAACCTTCATCGATCGACTTAAACAATCTTTGTCCATGACATTAACTCATTACTACCCTCTTGCAGGTCGTATGGTGACAAAAAAGCAAGACAATCCACCATTCTATGGAATTTACATAGACTGCAGCAATGACTCTGTAGGATCTGAGTTCATTCATGCTGCTGTAGATATAACCATGCTGGATATTCTTACCCCGATCGATGTGCCCCGAATCGTTCAATCATTTTTTGCTCTCGAAGGAGCCATCTGCCATGATGGGCACACCGAGCCTTTGTTAGTGGTACAGGTGACTGAGTTATTGGATGGCATTTTTGTGGGCTGCACTTTTAGCCATGTTTTAGGTGATGGGACTTCTTACTGGAAATTCTTCCACGCGTTTGCAGAAATCAGTAGGAATCTAATAAAATCCAGCAAACAAGCAGGCGATCAACATACTGAATGCAATATTTCTCATCCACCTATAACTAAGCGCTGGTTTACCGAAGGCAACGGAGATCCATTCCTCATTAACCTCCCATTCTCTGACCATACAGAATTCATCGAACGATACAAGCAACCACTCCTCAGAGAAAGAATGTTCCATTTCACTGCAGAATCGCTGGCGAAACTCAAAGCTAAAGCCAATGAAGAATGTAACTCAAAACATACACAAATCTCTTCTTTTCAAGCCTTAAGTGCACTTGTTTGGAGGTCAATAACACGAGCACGCCACTTTCCTCCAGATAGAAAAACAGGTTGCAAGTTTGCAATTAACGATAGGTTGAGACTGAACCCACCTTTGTCAGAGAACTACTTTGGCAATTGCGTTCAGACAGTTTGTGGAACTACAACTGTTGGGGAGCTATTAGAGCATGGTAATGGATGGGCGGCTATGCTTTTGCACGAGGCTGTAAAGGAACACACCGATGAAAAGATACGAGGACTGAGAGAGGAATGTATGAAGAAACCACGTATATACCAGATGGGGCCATTTTTTGATCCGGCTAGTGTAATGATGGGAAGTTCACCTAGATTTGACGTTTATGGTTGCGACTTTGGGCTGGGAATGGCAGTAGCTGCACGCAGCGGATTTGCTAATAAATTCGACGGGAAGGTGACATCATACCGTGGCCTAACAGGGATAGGGAGTGTGATGCTAGAAGTTTGTCTTCCGCCTGAATCAATGAGTGCACTTGAATCTGACGAAGAATTCATGGATGCTGTATCTCCTCATGAAATTCATTGTCAACACATCTTGCCTGTGTTTGATTAG